A section of the Amblyomma americanum isolate KBUSLIRL-KWMA chromosome 2, ASM5285725v1, whole genome shotgun sequence genome encodes:
- the LOC144121393 gene encoding uncharacterized protein LOC144121393, which yields MIRACIVLALATSAFAGFVGTSGYGLGLVAAPAVATYAAAPAVTKVSTTYAAAPAIATVAHAAPVATAVAAPVVATYAAAPAVATVAHAAPVATIAAAPAVTRVSTTYAAAPAIAAVQAAPAIATVAHAAPVATYAAAPAIAAVHAAPAVATTTVHHAPSVATVAHAAPALAAYHAAPVYGYGVGTLGYGVGHYGYGHGLLGYGLNYGYGLGTPFHYGALLRKK from the exons ATG ATCCGCGCTTGCATCGTCCTGGCTCTGGCCACCAGCGCCTTCGCTGGCTTCGTTGGCACCTCTGGCTACGGTCTCGGCCTGGTTGCCGCCCCAGCTGTGGCgacctacgccgctgccccagctgtgacTAAGGTTTCCACCACCTACGCTGCCGCTCCAGCCATCGCCACTGTTGCCCATGCCGCCCCAGTTGCCACCGCTGTTGCCGCTCCAGTTGTCGCCACCTACGCTGCTGCCCCAGCTGTTGCCACCGTCGCCCACGCTGCTCCAGTTGCCACCATTGCCGCTGCTCCAGCCGTGACCAGGGTTTCTACCACTTACGCCGCTGCTCCAGCTATTGCTGCCGTCCAGGCTGCCCCAGCTATTGCCACCGTCGCCCACGCCGCTCCAGTCGCCACCTACGCCGCTGCTCCAGCTATCGCCGCCGTTCACGCTGCCCCAGCTGTTGCCACCACCACCGTCCACCACGCCCCATCTGTGGCCACCGttgcccacgctgccccagcccTCGCTGCCTACCACGCCGCTCCAGTCTACGGCTACGGTGTTGGAACCCTCGGCTACGGTGTCGGCCACTATGGCTACGGCCATGGTCTCCTCGGCTACGGCCTCAACTACGGCTACGGCCTTGGCACTCCATTCCACTACGGCGCTCTCCTCCGCAAGAAGT AA